The genomic interval GTCACACGCAAGCTCTCGGCGCTGCGCGACGCATCACCGGTTGCCACGCACTGGAGCGATGGCAGCCATCGCGACGAGATCGTCGCGCGTCGGGCGCTCACCAGCGCCATCCGCGCCGGGTTCGTCTTCGTCGCGTTCATCGGCGACCCGCTTCGCATCAAGAATCATTGGGCCGCTCGGTTTGGCACTGACGACGCCGAGGTGATGATCGAGGCGGAATTCACCACGGAGGGCCGTATTCGTCGCATCGTTCGGATGCATTCGCGCTTCGGCGGCGAGAAGTTCGCCAGCGCGCGTAATTCACAGGCGATGCTCAAGACGCGGGACTACGGCACGCGGTCGTGGGACTGGCCACAGGTGGTCGTCGACCACGTCTGGCTCAGGCGATACGTCAACGATGTCTGGTTCCCGTTGCTGCAGCGGGCTGGCGTGCTGCCGGACGGTGCCACGGTGCAGTCCGCGCTCAGCGAGAACCGGTACGCGCTCATTCCGACCGATGGCGGGACGCAGCGCCACGCCGATGGCGCGACGGCGCGGCGCGAGCGCGGCGCCGTCGCGCGGTACGCAACTTCGCAGAGCGTCCGTGCATTGTTCCGCGAAGCGTTGCTCACTGGCCTCCGAGCCTTCGGCGACTCGGCACTGCCGCTGACGGGTGAGAGCGTCCCTGCGGATGATGAGGCCGCAGCGCGCCGGTGGCCATGGATCCTCGCACCGCACATCGTGCGGCTGTGGTGGGTGACATACTGTCTCGGTGTGCTGAGCAAGAACGGATTCTCGCTGCGACGGACCGACCCTGAGACGGGGGAGAGTCATCTCGTGAACCCCATCGACATCGCGCAGCGCGCAACGACGGACACGCCGAAAACCATGGAGAAGGACTACGAGGCCTGCTCCGACGTCATGCACCAGCGGACGATGCGCACAGTGCGAGATTGGATGCATCCGCGCGCATACACCGAGGTGACGGACTACCTCGTGATGCCGGATCGACGCCCAAACTTCGCGACGATGTGGCGTGCGTGGTCGCGCCAACGGACCGACGACGGGATGGGCATGTTGCCGCCTGAGATGATCCGTGCCTTCACCGAGCGCGAGCGCGGCACCGACCTTCGGGTGCCGCAGATGCGCCGGCGTGCCGTCGGTCAGCGGCCGCCGGCACGGCGGCGCAAGTCGGGAAAGGCCTCGGACGTCGAAGCGTAAAGCACTGAATCCGTGCGGCAGTGACCGCGGACGGCAGGACACAGACACGATGAGGGGAGGCGCCGAGCGTACGTTCGCTCATCGTGGTAGGTCAGCCGACGCTGCCTTCGTCCGGTGGAAAGAGGAACGCGAGCAGCTCATCGTGATGCTGCTCGAGCAGATCACGACGGATCAGCCACGCGCTCTTGCCGTGCTTCGGAGGGACCGGGAGTCGTTCTGCACCCTGAAGCGTGTCTGCCCGCACGATACCCAGTCGCTGCTTCATCGGCGTGGGCAGGATGTGCCGTTGGAGCCAACGACGCTTGCATTCGGGCATGCCAAGCTGCTCGGCGAGCATTGCAAAGGTGAGCCAGTGGCGGAGGCTGGGGCGTCCGCGCCGCGGTGACGTCATGGTGATCGGCAGGTCATGCACCAAGGGTCGGCGCGCCGGCCCGCCGGCCGCCAGCCCTCATCCGGGCCATACGCATGGACGTGACTACGCAAGCCGAGTTGGCGACCTCGCGGTTGGACCTCCTGTGGTGCACAGCGCCCGCAAGTGCCGTCGCTTCCACGACCGCACTATTGTTGCGGCGAGCTCCCCGCAAGAAACGGAGCCAGCAGGTCACCTGCCGCGTCGAGGGCGGTGTCCGGGACCCGTACGTCAAGGGTGACCGCTTCCTCGCTGGTGGCCACGGTAAACCGCAGGAACGCGCAGCACTCCTGCTCACGTCGCACGAGTTCGCGGACCGGCACGACCGCGTCCGCGGCGTAGACGAGCGTGAGCCGACCGCCCACACGCCGATACGACCGTAGTGACGCGGTATTGAGCGCGGCGATCCATGCGAGACGATTCGTGTAGTCGGTCGCACCCAAACTGCAGGCCAGTGGTGCCTCTGTGGTCATCGTGCGGGGTCTCCGGAAGTGCCGTGCAACGGCGATCAAGCGCGAGGTCCAGCAGTGAGTGTTGACCGTGCCGGGCAACGCTGCACCTTCAGGACAGGCACACCGCACCCTTTCCCGCGACACGCACGATGCCCCGCATTCCACGACAGGCCACGCGCACGACACGTCCGTCGGCTTCCGAACTGCCGATCAGTCCTGCGGAACGCCGATGTGACGGATTCGCACGCCAATGATGCCTGTCGACCTGCTAGCGCGGACGGCGGCCATCTACGTCGCCGCCGCTGTCGCCGAAATCGCCGGCTGCTTCAGCCTGTGGGCCTGGCTGCGCCTTGGCAAGAGTGGATGGCTCCTCCTGCCGGGGGTACTGTCACTGGTGCTCTTCGCCTGGCTGCTGACGCGGGTCGACGCGGCGGTGGCTGGCCGCGCCTACGCCGCCTACGGTGGCGTGTACATCATCGCGTCGCTCGCGTGGCTGTGGATGGTGGAGGACGTGCGTCCAGATCGATGGGACCTGACTGGTGCGGTACTCTGCCTCGCTGGCGCGGCCATCATCCTGCTCGGCCAGCACGCGACACGTGCACCGTAGCCAGCTCGACGCCACCTTCCGCACCGGCGAGCACAGCGAGTGGCGGTGATGGGGCGCGTGTTTCGTCTGCATCGAAAGTCGAGCCAGTCGTGTGCCGTCCGCGTCCACGTCTCGGCAGCGAGAGTGAGTGACGCACGCGAGCCTACACCTGCTCTCGGGCGTGCTGGCTGGGCTCGACGTCACCAGCCGCGGCGAGATCACCCCGCGCATCACGGATGATCGCCCCTGCCGACTGCATGAACAGGCTGCCGATGAGTAGCGCGACGACGATATCAGGCCACGCGCTGCCGGTCCACGCAACCAGCCCCGCGGCGATCACCACCGCCACGTTGCCCAGCGCGTCATTCCGTGAGAACAGCCAGATCGCTCGGGCGTTGGCGTCACCGGTGCGGTGCGGGATCAGCGTCAGAGCCGCCGCCACGTTGACGCCGAGCGCCACTAGCCCGAACACACCCATCAGCTCGGCCTCAGGCGGCTGCCGCTGCACGATGCGATAGATCGTCGTCCCCAGCACGCCAATCCCGAGCGCACCCAAGAACACTCCCTGCATGAGCGCCGCACGCGCACGAATGGCCGGTCGCCAACCGAGGGCGATCAGGCCGAGAAAGCTGATCAGGCCATCACCGAGGAAGTCGAGGGCGTCGGCTTTCAGAGCCTGTGATCCAGACAGGAAACCGCCGATGGCCTCCACGACGCCGTACCCGGCGTTCAACACGACCACGACCCACAATGCCCGACGGTAGGCGCGCGACGCAGTCGTCGCGGAGGTCGCACTGGCGGCGCCGTCGTCCGCGGTGCGCTCGACGGCGGCAGTCACTCGGTCGAGTCGATATCCAATGCGAGCCACGGCCTGTTCGACGGCCTCCGCCACGCGGGCATCACGCGTCGACATGGACAGGATCTGCGATGCGACGGACACCTTGACGTCCTGCAGCCCAGGCACGGTGCGAGCCGCCGTCTCGATCTCGCTGGCATCGTGCGCACAGTCCATGCCCGTGACACGGAAGCGCAGCACGAGCTGCGGTACATCGGTGTGACTCATGCGGGTCGGGATGACCCTTCCTCGATGTGCCCCAGGCCTTCTGCGACCAGGCTGGCGACGTGCGAGTCATCGAGCGTGTAGTAGGCCATCTTACCGTCCTTGCGAACGCGAACGAGGCGCAGCTGCCGCAGCGTGCGCAGCGAGTGAGAGACTGCCGATTCCGACACGCCCACCAGCGTGGCTAAGTCGCAGACGCAGAGCTCCGCTTGTGCCAAGGCCGTCACGATCTGCAGGCGCGTCGGATCACCGAGCGCCCGGAAGGTTTCGGCAAGCGCGACCAGGGTGGTGGCGGCAGGCGCAGTCCGTCGGACGTGCGCCACCTTCGCATCGTCGACACACAGCACCTCGCAGCGGTCGGACATCCCAGTCGGCTCCGCAGTCGTGACGGGCGTCCTGATGCTGAGTGATCCGTCAGGACGACGTCGGGGTTGCGTGGTCGGCACGGGGCTCCTAGGTTAGCTGAACGACTGAACGAACGTTCATACGACGAACAGGATAGTCTGGACCGTACGGCAAGCGCAATCACCGCCACGGCTCGCCCCATCCTCGCTCTCGGTGAGCCAGTCCCCTGCACCACGTCCGCCCTCACGTCCGATCTCCGGTCCACGATGCTCCGCGCGCTCCGTCGCTCCACGCCTGCTCCGATGCTGCGCCGCCTGATGGCGCTGCTGCTCGGCGTGTGCGTCAGCGTCATGATCGCGGAGCCGTTGATCGCCGACCAGTGTGACGATGTGGTGTCCCAGTCGGCGACAGCCGGTAACGCCGGTGGTCTGACCAAGCGCGTCGTATCCGTCGGCGTCGACAGGTCGCCGCAATCCACCGACTCGGAAATTCCTGACGGGCATGCGCTGCACCTGTGCCACTGCAGCCACGTGCATAGCGTCACCTTGGCGACCGGACAGCACATTACGGATCGCGTCGACATCACGGACACCACCATCGTCGGCCATTCCGTGCGTCTGCCATCCAGCGTGGTCGTCGAGCCGCAACGCCGTCCTCCGCGAGCGCACATCGCGTAGTCGCGTCAGCGCCCTGCAGATCCTACCGCACCTGTAGCCTCCTCCTGAGAGCAGCTGACGCCCAGTCGCGTCCGTCCACACCCGTGCCGATGCACGAGGTCTGTGGCTGTGCTTCCTCGAGGAATTCATGACCATTGCTTCACCAGTATGCCGCGCGTGCGGAGTCGACGCGCGCGCCTCCACACATTCGCGACCGACGCGGCACGCGCCCCGTCCCGCGACGAGACGACTTTGGACTCTCGTGATCGCGAGTGCGGCGCTCGTCACGCCATCGCTGGTCGATGCGCAGCTGACGCGGGATTCGGCGCAGGTACAGAGGACGCAGGACAGCGTCCGTGTGACTCGGGCGCTGGAGCGCATCAGCGACGCGGCACGCATCGGCAGTCCGACGCTTCGTGCCGCGCGTGCCACCCGCGATCTCGCCGTCGCGCGGGCTGCTGCAGCGGGTCCGTCGTCGCCCGCATTCGTCTCCGCGGGACTCTCTGAAGCGCCGGCGCGGACACTGGACCAAGGCAACCTGCGCCTCGAGGTCGGTCGTGACCTGATGACGGGGCCGCGCCGTCGCGCAGAACGCGCGCTGGCCGACATCGACGTCCGTGCGGCCACCATCGCCATCACGCTCGAGGAACGACGCCTTGCCGGTGTGGTCCTGCGCGATGTGATCCGTGCAGCGGGTGCGCGCCGGATCGCCGTGCGACTCGCGGGTGAAGACCAGCTGCTCATGGGAGCGGAGGACGGTGTGCGTGGCCGATTCGGTGTCGGCGAGGCGCGCTATGTCGACGTGCTGCGTGTTCGCACCGAGCGCCTACGGGTGCAGACATCGCGAAGCGCGAGTCTCGCGGAGGTCCGTGCCGCACGCGCCGGGGTGATCGCCGTACTCACGGGCACGGACGCCGTCGGTGGAGTGGATGCGTTGCTGGATTCGGTGGCTACCGAGGGACTGGCTGACGCGTGGCGCGCGCTGTTGCCTCCGGTGCCGGCACTCGACTCGTTGATCGCCCTGTCCGAGGAAGCGCAGCTGGCCACGACGAATGCCGCGCGCGTGGACGCGACACGTGCGCTGGTGCTGGCCGAGCAGCGTTCCCAAGTCAGCGCGTACGCCGGTATCCAGCGGATCGGCCAGGCCAACAACGGCCCGACGTTCGGGCCGTCACTGGGCGTCACGATGACGCTGCCCTTCTCCGCCGCCCGCAGCAACCGACTCGCGCTCGCCGCAGCGACGCAAGGCATCGCCACTGCGGCCATCGTCCGCGAGGGGGCCGTGATTGCGGCACGCGCGCGCCTTGCTGCGGCGCGTGAACGCTACAGCGCGGCGCTCGAGCGGCTGGCGACCTTCGACGCGGCGTTGCTTCGCGGTGCCCGTGACGAACGCGAGAGTGCGCTGTCAGCGTACCGGACCGGCAGTCTTTCCCTGATCGAACTGCTTGACTTCGAGCGCGCGCTGTCACGCGCCGAGATCGAGCGCATTCACACGCTGGTCGACGCGGCCGACGCGTGGGCTGACCTCCTCGGCGCTGACGACGGTAGTGCTGCGCGCGCCTTTCCTCCGTCCGATGGACGCTGACCGATGATCACCTCGACTCCTGTCCTCGACGCGATGCACGCGTCGTTCTTCCCGTCGCTGCTGACCCGTGCCCGAATCACATTCGGCATGGTCGGCACGCTGACCCTGATGTCCCTCGCCGGTTGCGGCAGTGACCGTGGTGCGCCGGCGACGCGCGCCGATACGCCACCAGCCGGTGACGCTGCCGGACGCGAGGTGACCGCCGGTGCACAGACCGAAGAGCACGAGGGTGAGCACACCGAGACGGACAAGGTCACCCTGTCGGAGTCAGCGTTCCGCACAGCGCAGATCGACGTGCAACTGGTGATGGCGGGTTCGGCGCTGAACAACGCCGACGGACTGGTGGTCCCGGGACAGGTCGAACTCGACCCCCGGCGGATCGCGCTCGTGTCCTCGCGCACGCCTGGTCGCCTGGAACGGTTGTCAGTGGTAGAGGGTGATCGCGTCGGCGCCGGCCAGACGGTTGGTGCCCTGTTCAGCACCGACTTCCTGACGGCGCAGGTCGACCTGGGCCAGGCAACGCGGCGCGTGCAGACGCTCGCAGGTACGCCGGACGAAACCGGTGCACGCGCGCTCGCCGACGCCGCCCGGCGTCGCCTTCGATTGCTCGGTGCGAGTGAGGCGGAGATCAATCGCGCGGCCGCTGGCGGCGAACCTGCCAGCACCATGTCCCTCCGCTCGCCAATTGGCGGCAGTGTCATCGAAGCGCATGTGCTGCCCGGCGCCGCCGTCGAGGCGGGCGCACCGGTGTTCACGGTGGCCGATCTCTCGGTGATCGACGTCGTGGCGGAGGTTCCTGAGCGGAACCTGCCGCAGGTGCGCACGGGGCAACGCGCCACGATCACCATCGCGGCGTTCGCCGACATGCAGTTCGAGGGGCGTGTCGAACGACTGCGCGATGCGTTGAACCCGGAAACCCGCACGCTGCGCGCCGTGATCCACGTACCGAACGCCAGCCGTCGACTGCGCCCCGGCATGTTCGCCACCGTCCGCCTCGACGTCCCGAGCGCGTCGGGCGTCGGTGCCGGCGCACAACCAATCCTCACGATCCCCGAGAGCGCCATCGTCACCGACGGCGAGCGCCGGTTCGTGTTCGTGGAGACCGGCCCGCGCGCGTACGAACGCCGGGAGGTTCGCACGGCACCACTGTCTGCACCAGGATCCGCGACGCAGCGCACCGCGCTGGTGAGCGTGCAGGATGGGCTCCGAGCCGGCGAGCGCGTCGTCGTCCGCGGCGCCTTCACGCTCAAGAGCGAACTGGCAAAGGCGGGCC from Gemmatimonadaceae bacterium carries:
- a CDS encoding YnfA family protein, translated to MPVDLLARTAAIYVAAAVAEIAGCFSLWAWLRLGKSGWLLLPGVLSLVLFAWLLTRVDAAVAGRAYAAYGGVYIIASLAWLWMVEDVRPDRWDLTGAVLCLAGAAIILLGQHATRAP
- a CDS encoding cation transporter; translated protein: MSTRDARVAEAVEQAVARIGYRLDRVTAAVERTADDGAASATSATTASRAYRRALWVVVVLNAGYGVVEAIGGFLSGSQALKADALDFLGDGLISFLGLIALGWRPAIRARAALMQGVFLGALGIGVLGTTIYRIVQRQPPEAELMGVFGLVALGVNVAAALTLIPHRTGDANARAIWLFSRNDALGNVAVVIAAGLVAWTGSAWPDIVVALLIGSLFMQSAGAIIRDARGDLAAAGDVEPSQHAREQV
- a CDS encoding winged helix-turn-helix transcriptional regulator; the encoded protein is MSDRCEVLCVDDAKVAHVRRTAPAATTLVALAETFRALGDPTRLQIVTALAQAELCVCDLATLVGVSESAVSHSLRTLRQLRLVRVRKDGKMAYYTLDDSHVASLVAEGLGHIEEGSSRPA
- a CDS encoding TolC family protein, with the protein product MIASAALVTPSLVDAQLTRDSAQVQRTQDSVRVTRALERISDAARIGSPTLRAARATRDLAVARAAAAGPSSPAFVSAGLSEAPARTLDQGNLRLEVGRDLMTGPRRRAERALADIDVRAATIAITLEERRLAGVVLRDVIRAAGARRIAVRLAGEDQLLMGAEDGVRGRFGVGEARYVDVLRVRTERLRVQTSRSASLAEVRAARAGVIAVLTGTDAVGGVDALLDSVATEGLADAWRALLPPVPALDSLIALSEEAQLATTNAARVDATRALVLAEQRSQVSAYAGIQRIGQANNGPTFGPSLGVTMTLPFSAARSNRLALAAATQGIATAAIVREGAVIAARARLAAARERYSAALERLATFDAALLRGARDERESALSAYRTGSLSLIELLDFERALSRAEIERIHTLVDAADAWADLLGADDGSAARAFPPSDGR
- a CDS encoding efflux RND transporter periplasmic adaptor subunit; this translates as MITSTPVLDAMHASFFPSLLTRARITFGMVGTLTLMSLAGCGSDRGAPATRADTPPAGDAAGREVTAGAQTEEHEGEHTETDKVTLSESAFRTAQIDVQLVMAGSALNNADGLVVPGQVELDPRRIALVSSRTPGRLERLSVVEGDRVGAGQTVGALFSTDFLTAQVDLGQATRRVQTLAGTPDETGARALADAARRRLRLLGASEAEINRAAAGGEPASTMSLRSPIGGSVIEAHVLPGAAVEAGAPVFTVADLSVIDVVAEVPERNLPQVRTGQRATITIAAFADMQFEGRVERLRDALNPETRTLRAVIHVPNASRRLRPGMFATVRLDVPSASGVGAGAQPILTIPESAIVTDGERRFVFVETGPRAYERREVRTAPLSAPGSATQRTALVSVQDGLRAGERVVVRGAFTLKSELAKAGLSDEH